ATAATATTGCTTCATCCGCGGCTAcggttttcgagaaaaatcgAGATTTGAcaagtataatttaaatttggcTAATTCCGGACTGCACCGGTGTAAATAATCGGCAGAGGTTTAAACTACacgaagtaaataaaaaaaataatgaaaataagtaaaaaatgcaaaattagACTTTTTCataagatatttcatttttaagagaaacaaatttgaaaatgtagtTTCGTGCGCGTTAGATAGATAATTAGCTTTGCAATGACTCTCGTACATTCACTAGGCAAAAGAATGTAtactgaaaatataattataaaaagtactTGTCTAATTATCCTTTTCTATGATTATATAGGTATTTggacatttttattatcataatgTTATCAAGTCCATGTTATTAATCTAAACAAAGTTAATTTAATGTTACAATATAAACTTCGATCGAAACATCTGAACTCAAACCTATTTGTCCTATTTGTCCGTAAAATTAATGCCACACGGACACTTTTCTCCTGAtgaaatatatcgttacacgaaACTCGACTTGTAACAAATTATCTCGTCTTACAGTTAACCAAatcgtatttaataatatctaaaatattactCGTTTTCTATATCTTTATCCTTTGTGAGACTTACATTTTGTTCCAttaaaagaacaaataaaaagttaaacaGAAGTAAGAGGATAAATACGACAAAGTATTgtcgaataaaatttggaaataaaatgcaataaaatgCGAATATATACGTGCCGTGCACCCTAATACCATCGACATTCCGtgctttgatattttttttatatcgttcATATTTTATCAGATAATCTCGCGCAATTTAttcggaaaaatatttctctgtcACGATATTCATCAATCcgtaaataaaacaaacgcAGCGTTATGCGTCGCGCCGTTTGCCccgtaaataaacaaaaatcttttattttccgcAAAATCTGCCAAAACGTTTTGCATCtttacaaaaaacaaaaatccagTTGCCACAACCATGAAGCAAGAGCAACAAAACCGTTTCATTCATCATTCCCTAACACGTCACATTGTGTTATACACCAGCAGCTCTCCTACATACCTACCTCTATACTTTTCTAAAAATCGAATGTAAACGAACACGATCGAGCCAACGTTCGTGGAACACAACGGGAACAACAACGATCGAATTCATCCCAGTCGCTAGTCCTCTAGCGTTTTCCACATACCATCGTCCCAAGTCCCATAAAATAGCCAAATTCATAGAGAAAATACAAGCTGACGCTACAACAGCGTGATATTCCGAGGCTTTAAGCGGACCACAGCGCTCTTTGTATACTCTTTATACACTTACAGGTGGTGTCGAGATACTGTGTTACCGATTGACCGATTTCCCGTGGCGTTAAACACCTGCGTGTGCATACATGTGGAAGCATGGTAACGTGTCGCGTGTCGACACGAGGACAACTAGCCGATACGCAGCGTCCCTGATACTGGTGATGGCGATGCCGGTACTAGTGGTGGTGGAAGGCAACATGCCAAACTGTCAGACAGCTAGCGATGTGCAGCTCGGCTACACGTGTTCACAGGCCCAACTGTAAGCATCCGTATGCCAATACGACGCGGCTCCGACTCACCCTTTCGCCGCCCAAACGCTTTATACTACGGCTATTTGATAACCCTTTAACGTCACTGTGACCTACTATGCTGCGTTTGCATGCACGCACAGTAGTTCCGGCCACCCACCGCCCGGTCTTAATCACTTTCAATCTCGCTTCTTCGTTTCGTCGTCGGTAGTAGGCAGTGCGAGGCACCGAGACGATTCCGTGGCTACTTTGGTTTATAGTGACGGATAGTTGCCTCGAAATGGCCTATTTCATTGGAGTTGTGTTTCGTAGCGTGAAATATTCTGTTTATACGAAATTCTTGAATATATGTTTCATAGGATTATGATggatattatttttgaaatactaCTGCCATTTATCGCAGACACTTTACagataaaattttttgttatGTGTATGTACGATCTTCGTCAAGTTTTGGAAACtaaatggaaattttgtttgctatttttatcgaaacgttgtaacaaaatatggtaatagaaatttttcttaaaatccTTCCGTTTATTGAAGATCATttctttcacatttttatacattatagatttttatatcgaCTAAATTCAGATTGTCAGAATCTCGACTGACGCATCAGCACGATTTTCAATCGGTCGCGCTGTACGAACCGTAAAAACCCGGAAGCTTTAGAATCCTGTAAGTAACGTTCAATTATCGATCCCAGGACATCGGAAGCTACTAAAAGAAGTCTAAAGCAAAAAGCACCAACGAGAGGACGAGGAACAAAAACGAATCGTAAAACGACGGGAAGGGGTCGAAAAAGatgtaaacagcgtgaaaccGCGACACTCTCGAGAAACTATGGAAATTCGAAAGTCGTAAGGAGTCAGCAACAGCGAAAGGTAAGTAAGGTTGAAACGTGGCGAAACGCGAGAGCTACTCGATATCGGTAGGGGCGGACATAGTTATTGCTATGCATATGGTACGTCGAACAATAAAACGGAATAGCAGCGGCGCAATAGGTTCGGTAGGTTGGGACGGGATTTTAGAGTCGGTTTTAATCGGACTATCGAGACTGTGGATCGTGGTACCGGTGAACGTGGCAGGGCGAATTGTACCGAGCCAAGCAccattctttctctttcctcgttttccCGTTCTCTCGCCCGTTCGCGAATTTCTAAGCGACGTACTTTACAATTTCCCTTTTAGTCCCGTTTCTGTATCCTCTCGCCTGATGCATCGACCAACCGATAGAGGGTTCATCGATGAGGGAGAAACACAAGTTCCGATCCGGTCAGACGACTTGTGTGCATCTCTCTGAACGTGCACAGCTGGGCTAGGTGTCGTTCGGTCTCGCGTGGATAGGTAAGAAAGAAGGAGCAAAAGAGAGATTTAAAAGCGAGGCTAAAGGGAGCAGGAGGGTAGCGGATACTGGGTTAGCACCGGATTGTATCTACTCGAGCACGAAACGGTTTACATTTACTAAAAGTTTCCAATTGCATGGAGCACACCGGATATCCACTCTACTTTCCTCCTCGGAGATGTCATTTTACTGGCGGCGATGGCCGGAGAGATGTAAGCGACGACTGCGGAGCCTTTcctctatctctttctctctctttctctctctcttttagcGGCGAACGACTTCAAAGTCGTAGCGGGGAATCGTTTCGCAAATCCTTGGAGGAGGCGTATCGGGCCTTTTCGTACACCGGCACCTCGATTTCACTTCGTGCACTACCCCACCACTCGACTTTGTCTCTCTTTCTGGCTCTCGTTATCTATAATGGGTTTTCGCCGTTCCTTAGCGAACTACAGAAATCCCGTCTACCGTGTAAACCCGTTCGTCCTTCGGTATTATGGTCCTACAATTATGCAGCGGATTTCACGACACTGTGTCTACGCTGTCCGTTACCGTTCTTTTCATTGCTCGGAGCAACATTACGCTTCGATAAAAAGGAGGTCTATCATTGCTACTTAGGCGTTATCTATATATTAGGTTGAAATACTGATTAAGATTCctagagaaaaaaaataagatttcTGGTTGTAAATGGCACAGATTTTAGCGAGTTCCAGGTCTGCAATGActaaattttatgttatttgaTATACTGTGACGAAGCTTGTGAAAAGGGAAACCTCTTCTTCTTACATTATTGCATTTGTTATGTATCAAAGAAGATACTGACGATTTCACACAAACTATTcttatattctataatttttcgGTGAGGagatcttctaggtttccatTAAAATATCAAGGAATTATCTTGAATAACGTACGAACTTCTTCCACCTTGATCACGGTCTAATTAAACATTCCGATTTTGCTTCGTTATCGTATGTTAATATATTGTACCATGATATAcgttaatatatttcatattttaactCGAAATTACCATTTCACGTTGCTTTGACAAACTTTGTCTAACGATCCGCGTAACCGGATATCTCTCCGCAGCCTTGCCAGAATCGCTTTAAAATTACATTGGTACATTCACGGCCAATGTAAACTCCCAGTTCAACGTTATTCCAGCGAGCGAATAAATGCAAAACGGTTTCCCAACCGTGGAGGGCCAGATTTCCTCGGAGAAATAATCGTTGACGAaggtcgacgacgacgacgacaccCATGGATTGGATCGAGGGTCGGCTAGTGGAAACGGAACGTTAGGGTCCGGGAAAAGCCAGGCGAAAAAGGAAGGACGGTAGCAGGCGAGACGTTCGGCGTAGGAGAGAGACGGGCTGGTTACAAAGTtgcgaattaaaaatacaaagaagaaCGAGATAGGCGGCGAACGGGGGTTGAAAAAGGTGGTGGAGGTTGGCCGAGGAAGGGTAAATTTGAGACAAAGGGTGGCACGGGAACAATGCCTTGTAATCTCGAGCCCTTAGAATAGCCCTAGCCCTGCGTTGCTCCGTTCAGCTCAAGCACGCTTTACCCCCTACGACCTACAGCGTATCGAAAGCACTGATTTTCGACCGCCTAATACAGGGCCAAGCGGTTAGTTTTCAATCGATGATCTGTTAAAATTATCCGAGTACAATGACAAGGTTGAACGAATTAACTTTTGCAAGATCCCGCGAGAAGAAGTTCCGTTTTCGTGAACGATAACCGTCTAAAAAGCAACGAGAAGATAACGGATGTAGAGCTGTCGGGAGGATGATACGATGGCGAAGGGGAATGCACGATGGCAGAGCTTCGGCTCGTAAAAACACGAGAAGATCTCGTGGCTGTGATCGTTCTTCCATCCTGGAAGAAATGTATGAAAAGCTGGCGAGAAAATAAGAAGCTCGCGCGGAATTAATGTCGCGTTTTATGACCGGCCGAGTGAAAACGATACGATGAGGCGAGCCACTCGAAGCCCATTGAATATGAACGACGCGGAATATTCTGGGCTCGGTGAAAACATTTAGTGGACCTGAAAGGTACGGTAATGTGAGTTAAGATAGCGATTATTCATTCGAGTTTGAATTAGTTGCTCCCTTTGATGTAAAGTATTCTAATGCACGATATGATTAATTGGTTATAAACATGTTTAAATACAACATGTTTGTATCTATAAAAAGATGTGAAAGCTTCTATTCTAGATTCCAACTcattaaattaatcgaattcCGGTATCATATCATCAAGTTAAAATGTAGTTCcacgaattattttcattctcaagtcacagaaaatatatcgtaaatcTGCTTGCAAAGTGAAGATCCGAGGCACGGTATATCACAAAGTTCGCACAATTTGGAGAAACGTGTTAATTgcaaagatttttcttttagcGTGTGCAACAGATATTAGAACAGTTGGCAACAGCTTCCTATTCACTCAGGCGATGTGGAATAGCGTTTCAAAAGTTCTTCGCGGCAACTTCCGCGGATAGGTACCTAGAAGACGGAAGCGAgttaataaaagaagaagaataacaGGATAATTTACATTGTCAAATTTTCATTGTGCGCCCTCTTGTCTGAATTATCCGGCCGTCTTTCTTCGCTTCACTCAACTACTCCTTGCCGAGTCTCTACCCTTTCCCTAACCGAATCCTCGTCCCGCCGCGCCATGTTACATCCCCTTGGCAGTCTATCCACAAAGAAAAACTTTTGCGGATTACCATCTCGTCGTGGTTcttgttaatatttattagatgCCCAGCGTTGGAAGGCAATGAGGATCGGCAGGATTGCCTCGTGTTAGGGGCAACGTAAAACTTTCGCACTCCAACTCGCCGCATTTTCGATGAAAGTGATTAcggtggaaaataaaaaaaaaaaaaaaaaggaaaaggaaaaggaaaggagagaaaaaaagaagaaagagaaactacATCAGTGTTTCGCGTTGCAACGATCTATGAATATCCAGCTATTTAAACTCGCCGGTAGACGAACcttttcaaaaattcatttcaacGAGCTAAATTAATCTCATAAAGtcgttccttcttttttttttttctttcgtaccTTTCTTTTAGTTTGTACTTCCATTTCCAGCGCCTCTGAATGTTAATTACGTGAGTATTCTGGGGGTTATACCTACAATACGATAATTTATAACCCGCGGATAATCAAGAGAAATGATTTAACGGCTGTTGTGTTAATTAGATTTCTTGGTAAACGCAACCTAACGTTAATTAGTGGAAAGTTATCGTATGATTATTTCGACGAGAAAGGACTCAGGGGTTTAAGGGCGAATATGGAAACTATGAACGATGAGTTTATACTGGTAATTGCTTTTTATGTCAGTTATTGCGTATACATTTTTGTGTAGTGTTTTTGAATTAATTGATATCACGGCGCGCATTCTTTTGCATGTTTTTAATCGAGCTGCGTGCGGTTGTTCTGCTGCTTCGACAATCGTACGTTAATAAGTATTTTATGCATATCGCGCAACAATTGCACATTGCATAAAATGTCTGAATACGAAGTTACGCTTCAAATTACAATCTTTGTTAAGCttcaaatatattcataaacatCGTTGTGGTATTcctatgtatattattttttatattctgcGTGCGCGTAAAATCATTTGCCTTTAATGATGCGGCTATTATACGTCTGCTCTGgcatctatttcttttattctgtaAAGtgcacattttttaaaatataacgcgCAGTATACCTTTCGCTTATAGCAATTAACAATACTTTTAACCTTACATCACATTCCTTACAAACCTTCCTAATCGTGCATTCGCCATTGTATACGTATTGTCATCCTCTTctattctattattctattCTAATCTAATATTACTCCTCGaccaacaataaataaaaaatagaacaacagaacactataataatatttgcagATTATCGTTTTGAAAAGTTGAGATAAGCCTTTGAGATAATAGCGACTCCTTCCCCAGTAACAACACTCGCAGCAAACTGTATGTAAATTTCTCGCAACATACTATTTCCCCTCCCGCGCAAACACGCCAATTCACGTCCCTAAGACTTCGAACTTCTTAACGTTCTAATCACACGGCTGGTAATTGCCGTGTCCCGGCATTGCACACGCCAGGCACCATTCAAACGGCAGGCATTAGAACGTGGCTGTCGAGTATCACCGTAGAGAAGGGTGGCGCGTAGATGAGCGCTTCGTCGGCGCCGATCTACCGCAATCCTATTCTGGTATAGCACAGCGGGATGTCCACGGTGGTCGTCGCCTCGGTTTGCATTTCACAGCAGATATACGGTTATCTTGTACACGTCCGTGACAAAGCCCGTACGTTTCGGTTAAGCGCTATCTCGACCCCTCGTCCTGCGCAACATCTCTCCCTCATCTGCCGCCGTATTAATTACGGTACTCATTAAGATATCCGGTAATTCGCGGCGAGGCCGAACGCGTCTCCAGCCACGACGCCGGCGAGTATCGGCAATGGGTTGCGCATGACGAACGAATCTCCACGGTTTCATCCTCGATATAGAGGATGTAGAAACCAGCTCCTCCGTTTGGCAAAAACGtgattttcgttaattaattgataGATCGTCGGGCTTGATAGGGCGCAATTGTACGTCTGGTTCTGTGTTTCGTGACCGTAACACTCGTAACAGCGTTTGACGCCGATTTCGAGGCAAATGGAAAATCAAGAGCGGCGTACGCCGCGGTATATGAATGCGATGCGCGTAGCGAATTGCCGCATGTGATCGTCTCTAGAATAATTAAATCTGATGCGAACGCCTGCGAGACTGTGTCACGTCGACAAGCCAGGTTGGACAAGCTAGAACGTTGGTGTGTCGAGGATACCAAACGAAAGATACCGCTGTTGTTCGAAATTATCGTTGAGAATCGCTAATTCTATAAGAAAATTCTGGAGTTTCAAGTACACTTTATATGAGCGATTTTTTTTGGAACCTGAATACCAACGCTGGCTTGCATTTGCAGACAGTGGTTGTCTCCTCTTGTTTTCTTTAAgcgtaagaaatattaattcacaTGCAAGTTTTGTCgtttttcaacaaaataacgagttattattatatataatgacATATTTGactcgaataatattttttgactAATGATATCCTTTAATTCATTGAATGAAATTCTGTCATAATCGTTGTTCGTTGGGATCGTTGAAGCACTTCAGACGGATAAAATAAAACCGTATTACACGCATTCCACCTTGTTCAACGAAATACTAActtcttattaatataattacaagtTCTAAGAGCATAATTAAACCAGTAATACACATAAAGtgatacaaattataaatttcacgtACATTTAGCTtcagataaaagaaaagtattctaCAGTAGAACTGCttgaaaaatcaaatttcccataaacaccgtctctttcttcttttatcaatttagagttgattaaaaattcttcgatatttGAGGCGTGAGATTCTTTATAAAGCAATAAATCTGAAGTATTAGGAAAGTAGACAAATTATAAGCTGAGATGATTCTACCTCTAATCAGTAGTTAATTTTGGTAGGTGTTTGAAAATATCACGAAACCACAAATTTCCATTGAATTTTTGCACGTATAACCACGTATTTTTTCGAAATGTGTAACGTGCCTGGTCGATGATGAAGGAACGACACTAATAAGCAACTAACGGTCAATATGGCATACCGTGTTCACGGGGGGGATGATATAATCTCGACGATAACTAGTGACTCGCATGCGAGTCACGAAAGCGTCGCGAACTTGCCGAGCGACATGCCGTAAGGTCTACGGGTATAAAGTGTCTGCTGTCGAGGTCTCGGTACCGACGAATACTTGTCACGATCGGTTGAATGCTCCAACTTTTAAACGCAGCTATAAAtaagttaaaattattctgCAATGTGaatcgaataattattaaataatggaGGCAACGTACTCCAAAGGATGgcaaaataatgataaatatcgagggatatatgtatatatcgcaagtagaatttttaaaatcagaaacaaaCATTGTGCAAGAAAGTACTTCGTATTtgtaattgaatatatattgCGGTACAGAAAAGAGATTTGCTTTAAACTCAACATCATGTTCTTACTTAGCGTatacatttatcattttatttatctcgCTTTATTTAAGTCGTAGATCTAAATCCATAAGAGGCTAATATAGTTACTAATGATCCTTTTGCATGGGCATAgccttaaaataaataataagcgAATAAACAAAACtaccaattatttttaaactacATACATTATTTCGTCAAACTAGGTCATcgcttaaaaattcaatttgaaCTTTcactaaagaaaatattcttttaacgTAACAACTTCGTTATATCGCAGCAACACGTATACTGTGTAGAAGAATCACAcaagtattaaataatatatgatcTCTTAAGTGCTATCGATCACAACTTCCTATGACACTTGCATGAGTGACGGAATTGAAAACACGATAAGATGGAAGGATCCACGCGTATGAGACACATCTACGGTCTAGTCGTTGCGTTGACTCGAAATAATTGATTACTTCCGGGCGGAGCATTTTGGTAATGAAATCGGCGAACCTCGCTCGTTCGCGGCACGAAAGATGGGTGTGTTAACGAGGTTAGAAGGCCAGTTCCGGCCTGTAGTCGGAAGAGAGAAGAACCAGCAACCCCTATCCTCACCAGTTCAAAACCATGGAAAACCATGTTATAACTTCATTGCCCTTTTCGTCGGATCTATTAAACTCAGAAATCTTGCATATTGTTCTTCTTGTTACGCGTCATTCTCCTTTCCTCGAGTTTGGTGCATAATTACTACATTTTATAATCGTTATTTTAACGGTTGAAAGCAGAttgttacaaataaattattagttgATTACTATTAAATACGTTTTCTACTTGAATATGTGTCTTCGGTAATTTTTTTCCTGAAAAGATGTAGAGGTATTTTGCCATTCGATTTTtgcatttcttttaattttgagaaagttagaaatttattcgtaCACACAAAGGTATATCAGCGATAATAAACTTATTCGATTAGTCGATTGATTATTGTTATTGATTAAATGTAGTGAGTTAATGGCGTAACTGAAACTTTCTATTGAATTTGTTATCATTACAATGCGACcttcttaataaaattttgcattttgtGCTCATGCAAACTTGAAGGTAACTTTAAAATATCACGCAATTACACgtcaatgaaaaataatcaaGAAATAGGGAACactaaaaaataatgaattctaaaaatacttgtatatgtatgtaccaAATTTAGAAAAgagatgtattattatattcctGCCAGAGAAATATCAGAATTTCCAGACTGAAAAAGATAAAGCACAAAATAAGCAGATAGCGCTTGTAAAAGTTGTTTAATACGATTCAACGTTTTGTATttcattccttttcttttttcacgttGTTAAGTATTTTCCGCGTTCGTTGATTTTCTCTTGTTTCTTAAATAACATTTCGTATCGCCATCTTGCTGGGCCATTTTTGTCGCTGACCGTACGAGTTCATTTCAGAATCCTTTACACCTCGCAAAACGGAGAGTGCTTAAATTCATAATAGCCGCAAAATGTGGTGCGAATTTGCGATGTGCTAAAGTTAATTCTTGTCGGTTTTAAAGGGGGATTACACGAGCTGACCACACTCGGACCTTCTTCCGGCCAGCGCGTTAACCCTTTTTCCTCTCTGCATGCTCTCGGCTAGATTCCGCATGTTTAAGACTTAATCTACACGACGCGGCCGTGAAATAACTTCAACTGAATCCCAATAAGCAATGCGTAATGTAGATTTTCACGTGGATGAAATGGTACTACCAGTTATAATGGGATTTCGGAATAAATGTTGTTCATTTCTAAGCTCTTGTTGCACTTACAGGTTGCAATttatcgaaatgaaattatgtATTCTCCTTTACCAACCAGGTACCCGTACAATATGACGAATATTGGATGAAGaatgattatttatattcgcAAACACGTTTCGCCACGAATATTGCTTCCATAATAAATTGTAACGTATTGcctacgatatatatatttcggaaaaatttttcaaattgaaaataatacgtGCTGCAggtttaaataaaaacgtCAGTCAAATACCGTactctatttttcttttaaattgctcacacaaatttttatagggacatgctttcgatattttcgttataaaataCGATTTGAGAGAATTTTTGATACATGTTTAATATTTACCCTGCTCGATATTTTACATTCGAAATTGACTAACAACCGACTACGTTTccaaaaatttatcaatcataataataatctgatcgaaatatttcatagcgTTTTCTTCTAAACCCTATCAAAGTCTGGTCTCGCCGTGTGATGGTTACTAGGATACGCGACACCCTCTCCACCCCGTTAGCATTTCCCGTTTTACTCTTCTCCAGACCCGTTCCTCCTCGTCATCCGCCACATCGTGCGCTGATGTATGATTTAATGCTGGTTTCGAGAGTAGACCGAGGAGAGCGTAGAGCGAGTAGACTGGCAACGGAGTAAAGGGGGCGGGTGGGAAGCACGGGGTGGTTGGGACGGTATAAGGGTTTGCACGGTGTAGTGTTGCAGTGAGCTCATTAATTTACTAGCAAGCGCCAAAGGGTGGCTTAACAAGGCGCTAGCTTCCATTTTATTAGATAAAATTGAAGACACGTTGCAGAATGTGCTTCTTGAACGTGAAAGGCTTACGGATGCCATCGAATTCAAAAATGCTTTTGCTCGGTGCATCTTGTGGCATAACCGTTGCCGTTTAGGCCACTTAACCGATAATCACCGATTAAAATATGATTAGTCGCGTATTGCGTAAAACGTTGTTTGTCACGCATCAACCTGCTAGCTTGCTCGTTTCTTAGCTGAAAGATTTCCCTGGAATTAACGATTAATAGagaagattaattttaattatatcagtTTTAACCGTTGGAAAGGATATAAGGTATATAGGAACGGtatcttaaaaattattcagatACTGACAATATATACTCGTCGaataatgtattaatttaaattttctagaaTCAGGAAATCTTCTTATTCAGgatgaaagatatatatagaaattgaagaaatgaTTGCAGGGAAATTGTTTGAATTTGTTTGggtatagaaaatattagtaTCCAAAATTTCAGGAGAATGTTAACTAATTACATTTACACCTACAGAAATTTCCTGCACATCTGTGTGAATTGATTAACGcggattatttcaatatacttgTGGCTAACGTACATTTATAAATCACGATGAAAGCGAATAGTAAAAtgtcatttaaattttaatgactTCTCGATAACCCGTAAATTCGTACTTACTACCCTTATAATGCATTCAAAACGCAAATTTAATTCGATAGCTCAATAAATAACATGCTTATTATTTCAAGCATTACTTTCATCAACGTtgcaattatataaatcgatGTAGATTAAAAAGTCAAGCGGtcgttaaattattaacaatatataaaacggGCATCTATATCGCGAGTATATGTACGTAGTTGCAGGGGTTACGGTCGCGAATTTTTGGACGTTTTGACAAAGACGGGCAATCCATTTAAGGAAACATCTACGTGTATTTCAGCTGGATATCTGCGGTCAGTGACGTCTCGCAAAATGGCGGGCAGGCTAAGAGTCGCGAGACTGGGAAAAACAAAaggacgaagaaaaataattaatgtggGTGTCTCATGTGCGCTCGCCTGACTCTTCCCTTCGTTCTTCCCTTTCGTCCCTCTTTCTAGAAGAAGGGTGGGACGAGTACCAGATAAAAAGATAACGAGGCACCGCACCGGGAGGCTTCACAGGCCAGACGCGACAAAGGTGCCTAGTAACGTTACGTTTCAAGCTACGTTTCAGCTACCCGTGCATACATTGCCCAACTTG
The nucleotide sequence above comes from Bombus fervidus isolate BK054 chromosome 6, iyBomFerv1, whole genome shotgun sequence. Encoded proteins:
- the LOC139987915 gene encoding uncharacterized protein isoform X4; translation: MWKHGNVSRVDTRTTSRYAASLILVMAMPVLVVVEGNMPNCQTASDVQLGYTCSQAQLTSEATKRSLKQKAPTRGRGTKTNRKTTGRGRKRCKQRETATLSRNYGNSKVVRSQQQRKPCQNRFKITLVHSRPM
- the LOC139987915 gene encoding uncharacterized protein isoform X1; the encoded protein is MWKHGNVSRVDTRTTSRYAASLILVMAMPVLVVVEGNMPNCQTASDVQLGYTCSQAQLTSEATKRSLKQKAPTRGRGTKTNRKTTGRGRKRCKQRETATLSRNYGNSKVVRSQQQRKRDRASFDEEKVAEEEEEEEKVEEEGRRLARCRRRLRR
- the LOC139987915 gene encoding uncharacterized protein isoform X3, yielding MWKHGNVSRVDTRTTSRYAASLILVMAMPVLVVVEGNMPNCQTASDVQLGYTCSQAQLTSEATKRSLKQKAPTRGRGTKTNRKTTGRGRKRCKQRETATLSRNYGNSKVVRSQQQRKVQNKNQPKYLTELKGEIGTE
- the LOC139987915 gene encoding uncharacterized protein isoform X2; the protein is MWKHGNVSRVDTRTTSRYAASLILVMAMPVLVVVEGNMPNCQTASDVQLGYTCSQAQLTSEATKRSLKQKAPTRGRGTKTNRKTTGRGRKRCKQRETATLSRNYGNSKVVRSQQQRKRANKCKTVSQPWRARFPRRNNR